From a region of the Rhodococcus sp. 4CII genome:
- a CDS encoding PDR/VanB family oxidoreductase — protein MTSNANQERRQMQVAGKDALADGVVRLTLVDESGAAAPAWTPGSHIDLILDDTTTRQYSLCGNLGDTSSLTVAVLREADGRGGSIRVHDKLETGDLVAVGGPRNHFALVDADSYLFVAGGIGITPLLPMTREVDAKGTPWRLLYGGRTRASMAFADELVTAHPDRVRIRPQDEHGHLDLAAALDEVEPGTVVYCCGPEPLLQAIESACRERPHVTLHVERFAPKEVPTGADDDAFEVELGRSARTVQVAADETILDAVLREGVDADFSCREGTCGTCEVAVLGGIPDHRDSVLSEDEHAENDAMMICVSRSCTPKLILDL, from the coding sequence ATGACCAGCAATGCGAACCAGGAACGGCGGCAGATGCAGGTTGCCGGCAAGGACGCGCTTGCCGACGGCGTCGTGCGACTCACGCTGGTCGACGAATCCGGTGCTGCGGCCCCGGCCTGGACGCCGGGTTCACACATCGATCTGATCCTCGACGACACGACCACCCGCCAGTACTCACTGTGCGGGAATCTCGGAGACACGTCCTCGCTGACCGTGGCAGTCCTGCGTGAGGCAGACGGCCGTGGTGGCTCGATCCGCGTCCACGACAAACTCGAAACCGGTGACCTCGTCGCCGTCGGTGGCCCCCGCAACCACTTCGCGCTCGTCGATGCCGACTCCTACCTCTTCGTGGCGGGCGGGATCGGCATCACGCCCCTCTTGCCCATGACGCGGGAGGTGGATGCGAAGGGAACGCCGTGGCGCCTCCTCTACGGCGGACGGACCCGCGCGAGCATGGCGTTCGCCGACGAACTCGTGACGGCGCACCCCGATCGGGTGCGCATCCGGCCGCAGGACGAGCACGGACACCTCGATCTCGCCGCGGCCCTCGACGAGGTCGAGCCCGGAACTGTCGTGTACTGCTGTGGGCCGGAACCGTTGCTGCAGGCAATCGAATCGGCGTGCCGCGAACGTCCCCACGTCACACTGCACGTCGAACGGTTCGCGCCCAAGGAGGTTCCGACGGGAGCCGACGACGACGCCTTCGAGGTCGAACTCGGCCGGTCGGCGCGAACGGTGCAGGTCGCCGCGGACGAGACGATTCTCGACGCCGTCCTGCGAGAGGGTGTCGACGCAGACTTCTCCTGCCGGGAAGGCACGTGTGGAACATGCGAGGTCGCGGTACTCGGCGGCATTCCCGATCACCGCGACTCCGTACTCAGCGAGGACGAGCACGCGGAGAACGACGCCATGATGATCTGCGTGTCCCGGAGTTGCACACCCAAGCTGATTCTGGATCTGTGA
- a CDS encoding SRPBCC family protein, translating into MTEVGAPREERIRRALDHLRNDTTDEFDHITWFRPEEFTDPAVAKQERDLIFGRVPSIVAHGSEIPRSGDFFTLQMPRNNIIVVRQRDGGVKTFVNLCRHRGALLEKEEKGRCRLFSCPYHRWSYDTDGSLRTITRDNTFGETDTTNMGLVELPTEERHGFIWVVDEANAEIDVAGWLGEEMDTILGGYDLGSKIAFQAEGFDEPVNWKIMQDAFLDGYHIQYAHPNTAAKHIHTNVMAFEDFGRHCRFIAPRKSIDRWIEEDPGDRSLAKDITETHFLLPNSTLLRQPDHFQLLTFRPHPTDPQRCRMEMRLIVPPVADTEMTEEKWTRLWNKNWEILLAVLHAEDFPLLRDSQHGMTSANAGRMVLGQNEVANQVFRRETQKLLATN; encoded by the coding sequence ATGACCGAGGTCGGAGCACCCCGCGAGGAACGCATTCGCCGCGCCCTGGATCACCTGCGCAACGACACGACGGACGAGTTCGACCACATCACCTGGTTCCGGCCGGAGGAGTTCACCGATCCGGCGGTCGCCAAGCAGGAACGCGACCTCATCTTCGGGCGGGTTCCCTCGATCGTCGCGCACGGCTCCGAAATCCCCCGCTCCGGCGACTTCTTCACCCTGCAGATGCCGCGGAACAACATCATCGTCGTCCGCCAGCGCGACGGCGGCGTCAAGACGTTCGTCAATCTCTGCCGGCACCGGGGCGCCCTCCTCGAGAAGGAGGAGAAGGGCCGCTGCCGCCTCTTCTCCTGCCCCTACCACCGGTGGTCGTACGACACGGACGGAAGTCTGCGGACGATCACCCGCGACAACACCTTCGGAGAGACCGACACCACGAACATGGGTCTCGTGGAGTTACCGACCGAGGAACGTCACGGCTTCATCTGGGTGGTGGACGAGGCGAATGCCGAGATCGACGTGGCGGGCTGGCTCGGCGAGGAGATGGACACGATCCTCGGCGGCTACGACCTCGGTTCGAAGATCGCCTTCCAGGCCGAAGGGTTCGACGAGCCGGTCAACTGGAAGATCATGCAGGACGCCTTCCTCGACGGTTACCACATCCAGTACGCCCACCCCAATACCGCGGCCAAGCACATCCACACCAACGTGATGGCGTTCGAGGACTTCGGCAGGCACTGCCGCTTCATCGCCCCGCGCAAGTCGATCGACCGGTGGATCGAAGAGGATCCCGGCGACCGGAGCCTGGCCAAGGACATCACGGAAACCCACTTCCTGCTCCCCAACAGCACCCTGCTGCGGCAGCCGGATCACTTCCAGCTCCTCACCTTCCGGCCGCACCCCACCGATCCGCAGCGCTGCCGAATGGAAATGCGCCTGATCGTTCCGCCGGTCGCGGACACCGAGATGACCGAGGAGAAGTGGACTCGCCTGTGGAACAAGAACTGGGAGATTCTTCTCGCAGTTCTGCACGCCGAGGACTTCCCGCTCCTGCGGGACTCCCAGCACGGAATGACGAGCGCCAACGCCGGCCGGATGGTGTTGGGCCAGAACGAGGTCGCCAACCAGGTGTTCCGTCGTGAGACGCAGAAACTGCTGGCAACGAACTGA
- a CDS encoding class I adenylate-forming enzyme family protein produces MAATIGSALHWWAATKGDQRAIVVDDDALTYRELQDWSSRIARRVAAAGIEPGTRVGVLGPNSLEWPAIALGVLKAGAVLVPLNPRLKPAELRKVIDDAGARLVIAPAAFGDSIDATRTLGTPFDSLPFEEFAALRGGGVDDFRIDLGPDEPTALLFTSGSTGLSKGVICTNRTLLNIVFEASLTEEGLRPGATTLLVLPLVFTPGLVWGLLMTTVLGGTIIIERELKPGRAAALLSEHRVQALFGVPLIFDAISRAPEFDDADLSSLRTAIIGGAAVAPALLQRWADKGVALRQIYGMTEAGGVATATLVSEAFDHPGTCGNGSIFTEMKVVRPDGTEADPGEEGEILLSGPGVTPGYWNDQESTEAALQDGWLHSGDLGTRDGDGRLQFVDRLKDLIITGGINISPVELERVIGEIDGVEEVAVIAAKDPRFGETPAAIVTVTGDVDAATIVEHCDRLVADYKVPRYVVIRDEPLPRLPSGKLSKTAIRSEYRDVSERFSKVR; encoded by the coding sequence ATGGCTGCGACAATCGGGTCGGCGTTGCATTGGTGGGCGGCGACGAAGGGCGACCAGCGGGCGATCGTCGTGGATGACGACGCGCTCACGTACCGGGAACTGCAGGACTGGTCGAGCCGAATCGCCCGCCGGGTCGCCGCAGCCGGGATCGAGCCGGGAACCCGAGTCGGTGTCCTCGGCCCGAACTCGCTGGAGTGGCCGGCCATCGCCCTCGGCGTACTCAAGGCCGGCGCTGTCCTGGTACCGCTGAACCCGCGACTCAAGCCGGCGGAACTGCGCAAAGTGATCGACGACGCCGGCGCCCGCCTGGTCATCGCGCCCGCCGCGTTCGGCGACTCCATCGACGCGACGCGCACTCTGGGCACGCCGTTCGACTCGCTGCCCTTCGAAGAATTCGCGGCGCTGCGCGGCGGCGGCGTCGACGACTTCCGGATCGACCTCGGCCCCGACGAGCCGACGGCGCTGTTGTTCACCAGTGGGTCCACCGGGCTCTCCAAGGGCGTCATCTGCACCAACCGCACCCTGCTGAACATCGTCTTCGAGGCTTCGCTCACGGAGGAAGGACTCCGGCCCGGCGCGACGACGCTGCTGGTCCTCCCGCTCGTCTTCACCCCCGGTCTCGTGTGGGGCCTGCTCATGACCACCGTGCTGGGCGGCACCATCATCATCGAACGCGAGCTGAAACCCGGACGCGCCGCGGCGCTGCTGAGCGAGCACCGGGTCCAGGCGCTCTTCGGCGTGCCCCTGATCTTCGACGCCATCTCCCGGGCCCCGGAGTTCGACGACGCCGACCTCAGCTCGCTGCGCACGGCGATCATCGGTGGCGCCGCCGTCGCACCCGCCCTGCTGCAGCGGTGGGCGGACAAGGGGGTGGCGCTCCGCCAGATCTACGGCATGACGGAGGCCGGGGGAGTCGCGACCGCCACACTCGTGAGTGAGGCCTTCGACCACCCCGGGACGTGCGGAAACGGGTCCATCTTCACCGAGATGAAAGTGGTCCGCCCCGACGGGACCGAGGCCGACCCCGGCGAGGAAGGCGAAATTCTGCTCAGCGGACCGGGAGTGACGCCCGGCTACTGGAACGACCAAGAGTCCACCGAGGCCGCGCTGCAGGACGGATGGCTGCACAGCGGCGATCTGGGAACCCGGGACGGCGACGGGCGACTGCAGTTCGTCGACCGGCTCAAGGACCTCATCATCACGGGCGGAATCAACATCTCACCCGTGGAACTCGAGCGCGTGATCGGCGAGATCGACGGGGTGGAGGAAGTAGCGGTGATCGCCGCGAAGGATCCGCGGTTCGGTGAGACGCCCGCCGCGATCGTGACGGTCACCGGCGACGTCGATGCGGCCACCATCGTCGAACACTGCGACCGGCTCGTCGCCGACTACAAGGTGCCCCGCTACGTCGTGATCCGGGACGAACCCCTGCCGCGGCTCCCCAGCGGGAAGCTGTCCAAGACCGCGATCCGATCCGAGTACCGCGACGTGTCCGAGAGGTTCTCGAAGGTGCGCTGA
- a CDS encoding mycofactocin-coupled SDR family oxidoreductase, with protein sequence MTRLEGKVAFVTGAARGQGRSHAIRLAEEGASVIAMDICEQIDSVFYPMATTDDLAETERLVKEAGGSIVTSVGDVRNRADVQRAYDAGIEQFGHVDIVLPNAGIMPVIEPGDQPQAWHDAIDVMLTGVWHVLEVTVPGLIERGQGGSIVITSSAAGLTSIGLNTFPGQAGYSAAKHGVVGLMRLYSKQLAKHSIRVNTVHPTGVNTPMVANAEYGEFVNSHPEVANDESYKNPMPIELIEAVDISNAIVFLASDEARYVTGVTLPVDAGYNNR encoded by the coding sequence ATGACACGACTCGAGGGGAAGGTCGCGTTCGTCACCGGTGCGGCTCGCGGACAGGGACGTTCGCACGCCATTCGACTGGCAGAGGAGGGCGCCTCGGTCATCGCGATGGATATCTGCGAGCAGATCGACTCGGTCTTCTACCCCATGGCCACCACGGACGACCTCGCCGAGACCGAACGTCTGGTCAAGGAGGCCGGCGGCTCCATCGTCACGTCGGTCGGCGACGTCCGGAACCGGGCCGACGTCCAGCGCGCCTACGACGCCGGAATCGAACAGTTCGGGCACGTCGACATCGTCCTGCCCAACGCCGGGATCATGCCCGTCATCGAACCCGGCGACCAGCCGCAGGCGTGGCACGACGCGATCGACGTGATGCTCACCGGTGTGTGGCACGTCCTCGAGGTGACGGTGCCCGGACTGATCGAACGCGGTCAGGGCGGGTCGATCGTCATCACCAGTTCCGCCGCGGGCCTCACCAGCATCGGGCTGAACACGTTCCCCGGGCAGGCCGGCTACTCCGCGGCCAAGCACGGCGTCGTCGGCCTCATGCGCCTGTACTCGAAGCAGCTGGCCAAGCACAGCATTCGAGTCAACACCGTGCATCCCACCGGTGTGAACACCCCAATGGTCGCCAATGCCGAATACGGCGAGTTCGTGAACTCGCACCCCGAGGTCGCGAACGACGAGTCGTACAAGAATCCGATGCCGATCGAGCTGATCGAGGCCGTCGACATCAGCAACGCCATCGTGTTCCTCGCCTCCGACGAGGCGCGGTACGTCACGGGCGTGACCCTGCCGGTCGATGCCGGCTACAACAACCGCTGA
- a CDS encoding GNAT family N-acetyltransferase — protein MISCQWCEELADDDRDEVLALVAAAAEYDEEAGFSRIEPRDVTARSRKGVRVSHLAVKARRGLSALDDVPLVVVAYLHLAVDDDGLGTVQFVVHPDYRSRGIATLLVEEMGLDVDRPGGWSGTGARSLRAWAFGTHPAAERLTRRFAIASVSRLWTLFRSLTGPFAVPLDPVRLPDGTVLEELRGLDDAASEKALDDVLGRSGILPAQLEKLAESRAHGTGSVVVASGDTGRPQGFVWLDPTLHPHLDLRASWIRALVLEKEARGGGLGAGLLVRALEVLRDAGAQIALMRIDPDDDGAVRLCRLLSFEQEDAHTCYQVGDWHEPPGYV, from the coding sequence ATGATTTCCTGTCAGTGGTGCGAGGAACTCGCAGACGACGACCGCGACGAAGTTCTCGCTCTGGTGGCCGCGGCCGCGGAATACGACGAGGAGGCGGGATTCTCGCGCATCGAACCGCGCGACGTCACGGCCCGTTCGCGGAAGGGGGTGCGGGTATCGCATCTCGCTGTCAAGGCGCGTCGAGGCCTGAGTGCGCTCGACGATGTGCCGCTCGTCGTCGTCGCATACCTCCATCTGGCCGTGGACGACGACGGCCTCGGCACGGTCCAGTTCGTCGTGCACCCCGACTATCGGTCGCGGGGGATCGCGACCCTGCTCGTCGAGGAGATGGGCCTCGACGTGGACCGGCCCGGCGGCTGGAGCGGTACGGGTGCGCGTTCCCTGCGCGCCTGGGCTTTCGGCACGCACCCGGCGGCCGAGCGGCTGACGCGGCGGTTCGCGATTGCATCGGTCAGCCGGCTGTGGACGCTGTTCCGCAGTCTGACCGGGCCCTTCGCGGTTCCGCTCGATCCGGTTCGCCTGCCGGACGGGACCGTCCTGGAGGAGCTGCGCGGGTTGGACGACGCCGCGTCGGAGAAGGCCCTCGACGACGTCCTGGGCCGTTCGGGGATCCTTCCGGCTCAGCTCGAGAAACTCGCGGAGAGCCGCGCTCACGGAACCGGGTCCGTCGTCGTCGCGTCGGGCGACACCGGCCGGCCCCAGGGGTTCGTCTGGCTGGACCCGACGCTGCACCCACATCTCGACCTGCGGGCGTCGTGGATCCGGGCGCTGGTGCTCGAGAAGGAGGCGCGGGGCGGGGGTCTGGGGGCCGGGTTGCTCGTCCGGGCGCTCGAGGTGCTGCGCGACGCCGGGGCCCAGATCGCCTTGATGAGAATCGATCCCGACGACGACGGTGCAGTCCGTCTCTGTCGATTGCTGTCGTTCGAGCAGGAGGACGCCCATACGTGCTACCAGGTCGGCGACTGGCACGAGCCTCCCGGCTACGTCTGA
- a CDS encoding TetR family transcriptional regulator has product MPRPSKPLISRATAVQASIEIIDSEGLEAFSLPRLAKHLGVQAPSLYHHFADKSEILSAVARHIAGATVVRPRRKPGADWPEFFVALSLNFRQAILRHRNAAPILLQYLPRDLLIGTYEDTARFLLDSGVPTHLHVQILDGMETLSIGAVLTEAMRKPSTRATIFPNVDPDSQPLLAEALAANELSSKKLFEEMIRSFLYGVMRNQAGAGSATTERSA; this is encoded by the coding sequence ATGCCCCGACCGTCGAAGCCCCTGATCAGCCGTGCAACTGCGGTGCAGGCGTCCATCGAAATCATCGATTCCGAAGGACTCGAGGCATTCAGTCTGCCCCGACTGGCCAAGCACCTCGGAGTGCAGGCGCCGTCGTTGTACCACCACTTCGCGGACAAGAGCGAGATCCTGTCCGCCGTGGCACGGCACATCGCCGGCGCCACCGTGGTCCGCCCCCGCCGCAAGCCCGGTGCCGACTGGCCCGAGTTCTTCGTGGCGTTGAGCCTGAACTTCCGCCAGGCCATTCTCCGGCACCGTAACGCGGCACCGATCCTGCTGCAGTATCTGCCCCGCGACCTGCTGATCGGCACGTACGAGGACACGGCCCGATTCCTCCTGGACTCCGGCGTCCCGACGCATCTCCACGTCCAGATTCTGGACGGGATGGAGACACTGTCCATCGGCGCCGTCCTGACTGAGGCGATGCGCAAACCGAGTACCCGCGCGACGATCTTCCCGAATGTCGATCCGGACTCGCAGCCCCTTCTCGCGGAAGCTCTTGCTGCCAACGAACTCTCGTCGAAGAAGTTGTTCGAGGAGATGATCCGCAGCTTCCTGTACGGGGTGATGCGGAACCAAGCCGGTGCCGGTTCTGCTACCACGGAACGCTCGGCCTGA
- a CDS encoding SDR family NAD(P)-dependent oxidoreductase, translated as MNLPATESVLDLFRLTDSVAVVTGAGSGLGAGFACALAEAGADVVIAARRRDRLDAVARSVTERGRECLVVPTDVTDPQQCDALARAAIERFGRLDVLVNNAGVTHATPATRERPEDYRAVLDVNLFGAYWAAQACARVMRPGSSIVNITSMLGLVKSVLPQAAYSSSKAGLIGLTRDLSNQWSGRKGIRVNAIAPGFVDTGMIGEMSAETLAAFLHDCSLGRTATQRELDAAVVFLASRASGYITGSTLAVDGGTSGH; from the coding sequence ATGAACCTGCCGGCAACCGAATCGGTGCTCGACCTGTTCCGCCTGACCGACTCCGTGGCCGTCGTCACCGGAGCGGGCAGCGGACTCGGCGCGGGGTTCGCCTGCGCACTCGCGGAGGCGGGCGCGGATGTCGTGATCGCCGCACGACGGCGCGACAGACTCGACGCGGTCGCCCGATCGGTGACCGAACGCGGTCGCGAGTGCCTCGTGGTCCCCACCGACGTCACCGACCCGCAGCAGTGCGACGCGCTCGCCCGGGCCGCGATCGAACGGTTCGGCAGACTCGACGTCCTGGTGAACAACGCCGGCGTCACCCATGCCACACCCGCCACCCGCGAGCGGCCGGAGGACTATCGGGCGGTCCTCGATGTGAACCTCTTCGGCGCCTACTGGGCCGCACAGGCCTGCGCGCGCGTCATGCGGCCCGGGTCCAGCATCGTCAACATCACCAGCATGCTCGGCCTGGTGAAGTCTGTGCTCCCGCAGGCCGCGTACTCGTCGAGCAAGGCCGGTCTCATCGGATTGACCCGGGACCTGTCGAACCAGTGGTCCGGGCGGAAGGGCATCCGGGTCAACGCGATCGCACCGGGGTTCGTCGACACCGGTATGATCGGCGAGATGTCGGCGGAGACACTCGCGGCCTTCCTCCACGACTGTTCGCTGGGACGCACCGCCACCCAGCGCGAACTCGACGCGGCGGTGGTCTTCCTCGCCAGCCGAGCCTCGGGATACATCACCGGTTCGACGCTGGCCGTCGACGGCGGAACCTCCGGTCACTGA
- a CDS encoding alpha/beta fold hydrolase, with product MPLTTLRTDLRGDGVVLTADRWEPASPRKGIVLLLHGGGQTRHSWQRTGIRLADNGWCALAIDARGHGDSEWAEDGDYGTEAHARDLAAVVTDLGEPPVLVGASMGGMASLLAQGDHGIGRALVLVDITPRAEPEGLAKITAFMESGLAGFDTLDDALDAVVAYNPHRRRPPRIEGLRKNLRHRDGRWYWHWDPRMIMHRENGVDQAGVREARARAAARAVTVPTLLIRGAQSDVVSADGARDLLELIPAARHIDVGGAGHMVSGDDNDLLSDGLLDFLDREVAYTRKVTTTRYDSPHHAK from the coding sequence ATGCCCCTCACCACCCTTCGCACCGATCTTCGAGGCGACGGAGTCGTGCTCACCGCCGACCGGTGGGAGCCGGCCTCCCCGAGGAAAGGGATCGTCCTGCTCCTCCACGGCGGTGGGCAGACCCGCCATTCGTGGCAGCGCACCGGAATTCGTCTCGCCGACAACGGCTGGTGCGCACTGGCGATCGATGCCCGCGGTCACGGCGACAGCGAGTGGGCCGAGGACGGCGACTACGGTACCGAGGCCCACGCGCGCGATCTCGCCGCGGTCGTCACCGACCTCGGCGAACCCCCGGTGCTGGTCGGCGCGTCCATGGGTGGGATGGCGTCGTTGCTCGCCCAGGGCGACCACGGCATCGGCCGTGCGCTGGTCCTGGTGGACATCACCCCCCGTGCCGAGCCTGAAGGACTCGCCAAGATCACGGCGTTCATGGAGAGCGGGCTCGCCGGTTTCGACACTCTCGACGACGCCCTCGACGCCGTCGTCGCGTACAACCCGCACCGTCGTCGCCCGCCGCGGATCGAAGGTCTCCGCAAGAATCTTCGCCACCGCGACGGTCGCTGGTACTGGCACTGGGATCCGCGGATGATCATGCACCGGGAGAACGGCGTCGACCAGGCGGGGGTCCGCGAGGCGCGGGCTCGTGCCGCGGCGCGCGCGGTGACCGTCCCGACCCTCCTCATCCGGGGCGCGCAGTCCGACGTCGTCAGCGCCGACGGCGCGCGTGACCTGCTGGAACTGATCCCGGCGGCCCGTCACATCGACGTCGGGGGCGCCGGGCACATGGTCAGCGGCGACGACAACGACCTGCTCAGCGACGGCCTGCTCGACTTCCTCGATCGAGAGGTCGCCTACACCCGGAAGGTGACCACGACCCGCTACGATTCACCTCACCATGCCAAATAA
- a CDS encoding aldehyde dehydrogenase encodes MTTTESTAAAPPEIADREQVFVGGRWVESTGDEWIDLVDPWTEKRAARIRSATAEDVARAVQEARASFDSGEWASRTMAERADVLDEIANRLERRVEELTPLGVIEVGIPVAVSGPTQQMTAGLFRAVAAVARNFSTREDRTRADGGISRILKEPTGVVAAIIPWNGPIGTIAFKLAPALAAGCSVILKTAPEAPLSPSVFADIIGELTAEGVIPPGVVSVLCADREISETLVTNPDVDHITFTGSTLAGRRIMSLAGERIARVSLELGGKSAAIILDDADLGHVMQSLPMGGCMQSGQACIALTRVLVSRKRHDEVIEAFKGALSFLPMGNPWEQTNFLGPLAMERQRDRVESYIASAKEEGATIVLGGGRPAGVEHGFFVEPTLIDGVRNDMRVAQEEVFGPVISVITYEDEEEAIAIANDSIYGLSGAVYTEDLDHGFEVAQRIRTGTISVNAAIIDFTVPFGGYKQSGVGREGGIEGLEEFFETKTVHLPAIG; translated from the coding sequence ATGACGACAACCGAATCGACGGCAGCAGCGCCGCCGGAGATCGCCGATCGCGAGCAGGTATTCGTGGGCGGCCGGTGGGTGGAGTCGACGGGAGACGAATGGATCGACCTCGTCGACCCGTGGACCGAGAAGCGGGCGGCGCGAATCCGTAGCGCCACAGCAGAAGACGTCGCGCGGGCCGTACAGGAGGCGCGCGCGTCGTTCGATTCCGGGGAATGGGCGTCGCGCACGATGGCCGAGCGTGCCGATGTTCTCGACGAGATCGCGAACCGGCTCGAGCGCCGGGTCGAGGAGTTGACCCCGCTCGGGGTCATCGAGGTCGGCATCCCCGTCGCGGTCAGTGGACCGACCCAGCAGATGACCGCCGGATTGTTCCGCGCCGTCGCCGCGGTGGCCCGGAACTTTTCCACTCGCGAGGACCGGACCCGGGCGGATGGCGGAATCTCCCGGATCCTCAAGGAGCCGACCGGTGTGGTCGCCGCCATCATCCCCTGGAACGGGCCGATCGGGACGATCGCGTTCAAGCTGGCGCCCGCCCTCGCCGCCGGCTGCTCGGTGATTCTCAAGACGGCGCCGGAGGCCCCCCTTTCGCCGTCCGTGTTCGCGGACATCATCGGGGAACTGACGGCGGAAGGCGTGATTCCCCCCGGTGTCGTCAGCGTTCTCTGCGCCGATCGCGAGATCTCCGAAACCCTCGTCACCAACCCCGACGTCGATCACATCACCTTCACCGGAAGCACTCTCGCCGGGCGGCGCATCATGTCGCTCGCCGGCGAGCGGATCGCGCGGGTGTCCCTCGAACTCGGAGGCAAGTCGGCCGCCATCATCCTCGACGACGCCGACCTCGGGCACGTCATGCAGTCGCTCCCGATGGGAGGCTGCATGCAGAGCGGTCAGGCCTGTATCGCGCTGACGCGTGTCCTCGTGTCCCGCAAGCGGCACGACGAGGTGATCGAAGCGTTCAAGGGTGCACTGAGCTTCCTGCCGATGGGAAATCCTTGGGAGCAGACGAATTTCCTGGGTCCGCTCGCCATGGAGCGGCAACGTGACCGCGTCGAGAGCTACATCGCCTCGGCCAAGGAGGAGGGCGCGACGATCGTGCTCGGCGGCGGGCGGCCCGCCGGGGTCGAACACGGCTTCTTCGTCGAGCCGACCTTGATCGACGGCGTGCGCAACGACATGCGAGTCGCGCAGGAGGAGGTGTTCGGCCCGGTCATCTCCGTCATCACCTACGAGGACGAGGAGGAGGCGATCGCCATCGCCAACGACTCGATCTACGGCTTGTCCGGTGCGGTGTACACGGAGGACCTCGACCACGGTTTCGAGGTGGCGCAGCGGATCCGGACCGGAACGATCAGCGTGAACGCGGCCATCATCGACTTCACGGTGCCGTTCGGCGGCTACAAGCAGTCCGGTGTCGGGCGTGAAGGCGGAATCGAGGGCCTCGAGGAGTTCTTCGAGACCAAGACGGTTCACCTGCCGGCGATCGGGTAG
- a CDS encoding MFS transporter has translation MTKGAEPVTATHPARPSVARDRLLVPALCFVVMTTPVTQTAVVPLLPAMASQLDVDSAAAGWVVTANLLAAAVCTPVLGRLADRCGPCPVLLGTLVLVLVGSVLCIVTEHLPVLVLGRILQGMSFALFPIGVAVLRGRLDPRRLLNAIGLMSGILAVGGGLGMIAAGVIHTEGADFRRVFVLLVGLNLTALVVAWAAVPRGDAARFRGGVDAAGVGLMAVGLSGILIALAEGGRWGWASPQTIGVAALGVVVSVWWYLHERRTTAPLVPPMLLSGRRVAGAHLAAFLLGMAMYIQFLGAAQFVQASRADVGYGFDASVLRTSLLVLLPGSVAGVAAASVSGPFVHRFRADRVLVAVCGIGVAGFAMLALAHSRLWQVVVALVVINVFVSASYAALPALLVDAVSPEFTGVANGINAIARTFGSSLASALVATLLAAVTVAGTDLASERAFVIAFWAGAAAAGAAGLAIVCAEHFRRKRADRGVRFGAVSVNL, from the coding sequence GTGACGAAGGGCGCCGAGCCGGTCACGGCCACGCATCCGGCTAGACCCTCGGTGGCACGCGATCGGCTGCTGGTCCCCGCGCTGTGCTTCGTCGTCATGACCACACCGGTGACCCAGACGGCCGTGGTGCCGCTGCTTCCCGCCATGGCGTCGCAACTCGATGTCGATTCGGCCGCTGCCGGCTGGGTGGTCACGGCGAACCTGCTTGCCGCGGCGGTGTGCACGCCGGTGCTGGGCCGGCTCGCCGATCGATGCGGACCGTGCCCGGTTCTGCTGGGCACCCTCGTCCTGGTACTCGTCGGTTCGGTGCTGTGCATCGTCACCGAGCATCTCCCGGTCCTCGTTCTGGGTCGCATCCTCCAGGGGATGTCGTTCGCGCTGTTCCCGATCGGCGTCGCCGTGCTGCGAGGGCGTCTCGACCCGCGCCGGCTCCTGAACGCGATCGGGCTGATGTCGGGGATCCTGGCGGTCGGCGGGGGCCTCGGGATGATCGCAGCCGGTGTGATCCACACCGAGGGTGCGGACTTCCGGCGGGTGTTCGTGCTGCTCGTCGGGCTGAACCTCACCGCACTCGTCGTTGCGTGGGCGGCCGTCCCCCGCGGCGATGCGGCGCGGTTCCGCGGCGGTGTCGACGCGGCCGGCGTCGGTCTGATGGCCGTGGGGCTGTCGGGGATTCTGATCGCCCTCGCCGAAGGCGGCCGGTGGGGCTGGGCGTCGCCGCAGACGATCGGCGTCGCGGCACTGGGGGTCGTCGTCTCGGTCTGGTGGTATCTGCACGAGCGACGGACCACCGCACCCCTCGTCCCGCCGATGCTGCTGTCCGGCCGGCGGGTGGCGGGCGCTCATCTCGCGGCGTTCCTCCTCGGCATGGCCATGTACATCCAGTTTCTCGGTGCGGCGCAGTTCGTTCAGGCGTCGCGGGCCGACGTCGGATACGGTTTCGACGCGTCGGTGCTGCGCACCAGCCTCCTCGTGCTGCTCCCCGGTTCGGTGGCGGGTGTGGCCGCGGCGTCGGTGAGCGGCCCGTTCGTTCACCGCTTCCGCGCGGACCGTGTGCTCGTCGCGGTCTGCGGGATCGGGGTGGCCGGATTCGCGATGCTGGCGCTGGCGCATTCCCGGCTGTGGCAGGTTGTGGTGGCGCTCGTCGTGATCAACGTCTTCGTCAGTGCGTCGTATGCGGCGCTGCCCGCGTTGCTCGTCGACGCGGTGTCGCCCGAATTCACCGGAGTCGCCAACGGTATCAACGCGATTGCGCGGACCTTCGGAAGTTCGCTCGCCAGTGCGCTCGTCGCGACGCTGCTCGCCGCGGTGACCGTCGCCGGCACGGATCTGGCGTCCGAGCGGGCGTTCGTGATCGCGTTCTGGGCCGGCGCGGCGGCGGCGGGAGCGGCCGGACTCGCGATCGTGTGTGCGGAGCACTTCCGGAGAAAACGTGCCGATCGGGGTGTCCGATTCGGTGCAGTATCAGTTAATCTATAG